From Streptomyces cyaneogriseus subsp. noncyanogenus, the proteins below share one genomic window:
- a CDS encoding MFS transporter — translation MTSYNVRYTKLLRLVFGDLFFPEADPAVGTIAAFGTFAAGYAARPLGGIVVGHFGDQVGRKSMMLLTMALMGCGSFRIGLLPAYEAIGVWAPVLLIALRVVQGVAIGGEWGGATLMVVEHAERTQGDRRGLWSGFTQLGAPLGSVLSAGVVTLVSALPDDDFRAWGWRVPFLLSIVLLAVGLFVRLKVAESPLFTQARREPARKPPLLEVVRRPKPVLLAACVGIGAFTAQSLLTGFMISYAVDRGYSRPQVLTAVTVASCVALAVLPAASALSDRVGRRPVVLAGAVACAALAFPVLALVDSGSPGLLILALALGHGLAQSTMYGPLGALLTELFGTAVRYTGASLGYQAATLIGAGFSPLIASGLLASYGGGGTPVALLLCAGAAVTALTVWRMRETHTDPLDSPASRATAPTPEGTPR, via the coding sequence ATAACTTCGTATAATGTACGCTATACGAAGTTATTACGCCTGGTCTTCGGCGATCTGTTCTTCCCCGAGGCCGACCCCGCGGTCGGCACCATCGCCGCCTTCGGCACCTTCGCCGCGGGCTATGCGGCCCGCCCGCTCGGCGGCATCGTCGTCGGCCACTTCGGCGACCAGGTCGGCCGCAAGTCGATGATGCTGCTGACCATGGCCCTGATGGGCTGCGGCAGCTTCCGCATCGGCCTGCTGCCGGCCTACGAGGCCATCGGCGTGTGGGCCCCGGTCCTGCTCATCGCCCTGCGCGTCGTCCAGGGCGTGGCCATCGGCGGCGAGTGGGGCGGTGCCACCCTGATGGTCGTCGAACACGCCGAGCGCACCCAGGGCGACCGGCGCGGCCTGTGGTCCGGCTTCACCCAGCTCGGCGCCCCGCTCGGCTCGGTCCTCTCGGCCGGTGTGGTCACCCTCGTCTCCGCCCTCCCCGACGACGACTTCCGCGCCTGGGGCTGGCGCGTCCCGTTCCTGCTCAGCATCGTGCTGCTGGCCGTCGGCCTGTTCGTACGCCTGAAGGTCGCCGAGAGCCCGCTGTTCACCCAGGCGCGGCGGGAGCCGGCGCGCAAGCCGCCGCTGCTGGAGGTGGTGCGCCGGCCCAAGCCCGTCCTGCTGGCCGCCTGCGTCGGCATCGGCGCGTTCACCGCGCAGTCGCTGCTGACCGGTTTCATGATCTCGTACGCCGTGGACCGGGGCTACAGCCGCCCGCAGGTCCTCACCGCCGTGACCGTCGCCTCCTGTGTCGCGCTCGCGGTGCTGCCCGCCGCCTCGGCGCTGTCCGACCGGGTCGGCCGCCGCCCCGTCGTCCTGGCCGGCGCCGTCGCCTGCGCCGCCCTCGCCTTCCCCGTCCTCGCCCTGGTCGACTCCGGCTCCCCCGGCCTGCTGATCCTCGCCCTCGCTCTCGGCCACGGCCTCGCCCAGTCCACGATGTACGGGCCGCTCGGCGCCCTGCTCACCGAGCTGTTCGGCACCGCGGTGCGCTACACCGGCGCCTCCCTCGGCTACCAGGCGGCCACGCTCATCGGCGCCGGTTTCTCGCCGCTGATCGCCAGTGGGCTGCTCGCCTCGTACGGCGGTGGCGGCACGCCCGTCGCGCTGCTGCTGTGCGCCGGTGCCGCCGTCACGGCGCTCACCGTGTGGCGCATGCGCGAGACGCACACCGACCCGCTCGACTCCCCCGCGTCCCGGGCCACCGCCCCCACCCCGGAAGGAACCCCCCGTTGA
- a CDS encoding prolyl oligopeptidase family serine peptidase yields the protein MKRRLALLTVSLCAVTALPAQAVAEDTHLEGRLPSGAAYTMDVPAAWNGTVLLYSHGYTPAGQANPARNAPDAPTRDELLQEGYALIGSSYATTGWAVTEAVPDQLATLETFTGRFGPARRTLAWGTSYGGLVTTVLAERHAERFDGSLAMCGLVQGGVANWNSTLDPVFALKTLLAPDSDIPLTGFADETAARTAASELTAAVDAAQRGPQGRARIALAAALHHIPGHNSPAQSEPAPDDRASRQANQYAAVRGLVQQPAFGWRHEAEGRAGGNPSWNTGVDYTALLHASPLHKEVTELYKEAGASLRADLTALNRAPRVSADPAAVRWMRRTSVLTGRLTDPQLAVHTTGDALIPVAAESAYRRAADAAGAGPLLGQAYVRAPGHCTFTAGEMVAALHTLEHRLDAGRWDTAPDALNARARQADPAGAARYAAYRPAPYPRPYDLAHPADARS from the coding sequence TTGAAGCGCCGTCTCGCCCTGCTGACCGTGTCCCTGTGCGCCGTGACCGCGCTTCCCGCGCAGGCCGTGGCCGAGGACACCCACCTCGAAGGCCGGCTCCCCTCCGGCGCGGCCTACACGATGGACGTCCCCGCCGCGTGGAACGGGACCGTGCTGCTGTACAGCCACGGCTACACCCCCGCCGGGCAGGCCAACCCGGCCCGGAACGCGCCGGACGCGCCCACCCGGGACGAGCTGCTCCAGGAGGGATACGCGCTGATCGGCTCCTCCTACGCGACGACCGGCTGGGCCGTCACCGAGGCCGTGCCCGACCAACTCGCGACACTGGAGACGTTCACCGGCAGGTTCGGCCCGGCCCGGCGGACGCTGGCCTGGGGCACCTCCTACGGCGGACTCGTCACGACCGTGCTCGCCGAGCGGCACGCCGAGCGCTTCGACGGCTCGCTGGCCATGTGCGGGCTGGTGCAGGGCGGCGTCGCCAACTGGAACAGCACCCTCGACCCCGTGTTCGCGCTGAAGACCCTGCTGGCCCCGGACTCGGACATCCCGCTCACCGGCTTCGCCGACGAGACGGCGGCACGGACCGCGGCGAGCGAGCTGACCGCCGCGGTCGACGCCGCCCAGCGCGGCCCGCAGGGCCGCGCCCGCATCGCGCTCGCCGCCGCCCTGCACCACATCCCCGGCCACAACAGTCCCGCCCAGAGCGAACCGGCCCCCGACGACCGGGCGAGCCGGCAGGCCAACCAGTACGCGGCCGTGCGCGGGCTGGTGCAGCAGCCCGCCTTCGGCTGGCGCCACGAGGCGGAGGGCCGGGCCGGCGGCAACCCGTCGTGGAACACGGGCGTCGACTACACCGCCCTGCTCCACGCGTCCCCCCTCCACAAGGAGGTGACCGAGCTCTACAAGGAGGCGGGGGCCTCGCTCCGGGCGGACCTCACGGCGCTGAACCGCGCACCCCGCGTGTCCGCCGACCCCGCCGCCGTACGGTGGATGCGCCGGACCAGCGTTCTGACCGGCCGGCTCACCGACCCGCAACTGGCCGTCCACACCACGGGGGACGCCCTGATCCCGGTGGCCGCCGAGAGCGCCTACCGGCGGGCCGCCGACGCCGCCGGCGCCGGCCCGCTCCTCGGCCAGGCGTACGTCCGCGCCCCCGGCCACTGCACCTTCACCGCCGGCGAGATGGTCGCGGCCCTGCACACCCTGGAGCACCGGCTGGACGCCGGCCGCTGGGACACCGCGCCGGACGCGCTCAACGCCCGGGCCCGGCAGGCGGATCCGGCGGGCGCCGCCCGCTATGCCGCCTACCGGCCCGCGCCCTACCCGCGGCCGTACGACCTGGCCCATCCGGCGGACGCCCGGTCCTGA
- a CDS encoding right-handed parallel beta-helix repeat-containing protein produces MNKCHITYLACTATLIGVGIGAAPQAADHRTHVVSPGESIQKAVDAAAPGDTVLVTAGTYHESVKVSTPGLTLRGAGRSTVIKPGTGKAAGTCAEAGNGICVTGTKDRKVADVTIASLTVTGFTKHGVYAVATDRLTVRNVTAVKNGVWGIAQEQSVRGVFSRNTAQANGDAGLFLANTVSAEQGAADSRGAVVAENRLEDNRIGLTVRRLRNLTVADNHVTGNCAGMFLVGDENKPRAGALTVHSNRVVQNNKSCPKTARLDALQGSGIVITGVEDSVVTQNVVRDNAGAFSMSGGIVLSKSMVGATSERNRITGNTLANNSPADLVNADTGKGNTFDGNTCGASKPAGLC; encoded by the coding sequence ATGAACAAATGCCATATCACGTACCTGGCGTGCACTGCCACGCTCATCGGGGTGGGGATCGGCGCCGCTCCGCAGGCCGCCGACCACCGGACCCACGTGGTGTCCCCCGGCGAATCGATCCAGAAGGCCGTCGACGCGGCCGCGCCGGGAGACACCGTCCTCGTGACCGCCGGCACCTACCACGAGAGCGTCAAGGTGAGCACGCCCGGGCTGACCCTGCGCGGCGCGGGCCGCAGCACCGTGATCAAGCCGGGCACGGGCAAGGCCGCGGGCACCTGCGCCGAGGCCGGCAACGGAATCTGTGTGACGGGCACGAAGGACCGCAAGGTCGCGGACGTCACCATCGCCTCCCTGACCGTCACCGGCTTCACCAAGCACGGGGTGTACGCCGTCGCGACGGACCGGCTGACCGTCCGCAACGTGACGGCGGTGAAGAACGGGGTGTGGGGCATCGCCCAGGAACAGTCGGTGCGCGGCGTGTTCAGCAGGAACACCGCTCAGGCCAACGGCGACGCGGGCCTGTTCCTCGCCAACACGGTCAGCGCCGAGCAGGGCGCCGCGGACAGCCGGGGCGCGGTGGTCGCGGAGAACCGGCTGGAGGACAACCGGATCGGTCTCACCGTCCGGCGCCTGCGCAACCTCACCGTCGCGGACAACCACGTGACCGGCAACTGCGCGGGGATGTTCCTCGTCGGCGACGAGAACAAGCCGCGGGCCGGCGCCCTCACCGTGCACAGCAACCGCGTCGTGCAGAACAACAAGTCCTGCCCCAAGACCGCCCGCCTGGACGCCCTCCAGGGATCCGGCATCGTCATCACCGGCGTCGAGGACTCCGTGGTGACGCAGAACGTGGTCAGGGACAACGCCGGCGCCTTCTCCATGTCGGGCGGCATCGTCCTGTCCAAGAGCATGGTGGGCGCCACCAGCGAGCGGAACCGGATCACCGGCAACACGCTGGCGAACAACTCCCCGGCCGATCTCGTCAACGCGGACACCGGCAAGGGCAACACCTTCGACGGCAACACCTGCGGGGCCTCGAAGCCCGCGGGCCTGTGCTGA
- a CDS encoding methyltransferase has protein sequence MTTVQTAPAPSMRLRELVFGAACAAALRAAARLGVADALDDSPRAVEDLAAAVKTEPQPLRRLLRALSCHGVFAEQPDGTFAHTDMSRLLREDDPHSLRAITLWCTEPWTWDAWPKLDEAVRTGRNVVEDLYGKEFFTYLNEDAPESADVFNRAMTTSSVQSARDVARFLDLSGASSVADIGGGQGHVVASLLEKYPSLQGTLLDLPRVVENADARLRAGGALADRVRIVPGDCRTAVPVKADVYIIKNILEWDDDSTARTLRNVIEAGGPGTRVVVIENLVDDTPSMRFSTAMDLLLLLNVGGAKHTTESMVGRLTGAGLVIDDVRPVNPYLHAFDCTVPDHRAG, from the coding sequence ATGACGACCGTACAGACCGCTCCGGCGCCGTCCATGCGGCTGCGGGAGCTCGTGTTCGGGGCGGCGTGCGCCGCCGCCCTCCGCGCGGCGGCCCGGCTCGGGGTCGCCGACGCCCTGGACGACAGCCCGCGGGCGGTGGAGGACCTGGCGGCGGCGGTGAAGACCGAGCCGCAGCCGCTGCGACGACTGCTGCGGGCCCTGTCCTGTCACGGCGTCTTCGCCGAGCAGCCGGACGGGACGTTCGCGCACACCGACATGTCCCGGCTGCTGCGCGAGGACGACCCGCACAGTCTGCGCGCCATCACGCTGTGGTGCACCGAGCCGTGGACCTGGGACGCCTGGCCGAAGCTGGACGAGGCGGTGCGCACCGGCCGCAACGTGGTGGAGGACCTCTACGGGAAGGAGTTCTTCACCTACCTCAACGAGGACGCCCCGGAGTCGGCCGACGTCTTCAACCGGGCCATGACGACCTCCAGCGTGCAGTCCGCGCGGGACGTCGCGCGGTTCCTCGACCTCTCGGGGGCCTCCTCGGTCGCCGACATCGGGGGCGGCCAGGGTCATGTGGTGGCGAGCCTGCTGGAGAAGTACCCCTCGCTCCAGGGGACCCTGCTCGACCTGCCGCGCGTGGTGGAGAACGCCGATGCGCGGCTGCGGGCGGGAGGCGCGCTCGCGGACCGGGTGCGGATCGTGCCCGGCGACTGCCGGACGGCCGTCCCCGTCAAGGCCGATGTGTACATCATCAAGAACATCCTGGAGTGGGACGACGACAGCACCGCCCGGACGCTGCGCAACGTCATCGAGGCGGGCGGCCCGGGAACGCGGGTGGTGGTCATCGAGAACCTCGTCGACGACACCCCCTCGATGCGGTTCAGCACCGCCATGGACCTGCTGCTCCTCCTCAACGTCGGCGGTGCCAAGCACACCACCGAGAGCATGGTCGGCCGGCTCACCGGCGCGGGCCTGGTCATCGACGACGTGCGCCCGGTCAATCCGTATCTGCACGCCTTCGACTGCACGGTCCCGGACCACCGCGCCGGCTGA
- a CDS encoding TcmI family type II polyketide cyclase — protein sequence MLYEVITSAYDPATWRSPKDAMANCFYRWDRDAII from the coding sequence ATGCTATACGAAGTTATTACGAGCGCCTACGACCCGGCCACCTGGCGCTCGCCGAAGGACGCGATGGCGAACTGCTTCTACCGCTGGGACCGGGACGCCATCATCTGA
- a CDS encoding TcmI family type II polyketide cyclase, producing MHHTLIVARMAPGSAQDIAKVFAESDRGELPHLIGVSGRSLFQFGDVYLHLIESEQDPGPAIAKMAGHPEFQDVSERLSAYVSAYDPATWRSPKDAMANCFYRWDRDAII from the coding sequence ATGCACCACACGTTGATCGTCGCCCGGATGGCCCCGGGTTCGGCCCAGGACATCGCCAAGGTGTTCGCGGAGTCGGACCGGGGGGAACTCCCGCACCTCATCGGGGTCTCCGGGCGCAGTCTGTTCCAGTTCGGTGATGTGTACCTGCACCTCATCGAGTCCGAGCAGGACCCCGGACCCGCCATCGCCAAGATGGCCGGGCACCCGGAGTTCCAGGACGTCAGCGAGCGTCTGTCGGCGTACGTCAGCGCCTACGACCCGGCCACCTGGCGCTCGCCGAAGGACGCGATGGCGAACTGCTTCTACCGCTGGGACCGGGACGCCATCATCTGA
- a CDS encoding SRPBCC family protein — protein MAGHTQNEIVIAAPVDLVWDMTNDVANWPDLFSEYASAEILSREGNKTTFRLTMHPDKDGKVWSWVSERETDRAALSVKARRVETGPFAYMDIRWQYEEVPEGTRMVWTQDFAMKPDAPVDDAWMTDNINRNSKVQMALIKDRIEQAAAEREPVPSLAD, from the coding sequence ATGGCCGGGCACACGCAGAACGAGATCGTCATCGCCGCACCCGTCGACCTCGTGTGGGACATGACCAACGACGTGGCGAACTGGCCGGATCTGTTCAGCGAGTACGCCTCGGCCGAGATCCTGTCCCGGGAGGGGAACAAGACCACCTTCCGGCTCACCATGCACCCCGACAAGGACGGCAAGGTGTGGAGCTGGGTCTCCGAACGCGAAACGGACCGGGCCGCGCTCTCCGTCAAGGCCCGCCGTGTCGAGACCGGCCCCTTCGCGTACATGGACATCCGGTGGCAGTACGAGGAGGTGCCGGAGGGCACCCGGATGGTGTGGACCCAGGACTTCGCGATGAAGCCGGACGCACCGGTCGACGACGCCTGGATGACGGACAACATCAACCGGAACTCCAAGGTGCAGATGGCCTTGATCAAGGACCGCATCGAGCAGGCCGCCGCGGAGCGCGAGCCCGTGCCGAGCCTGGCCGACTGA
- a CDS encoding acyl carrier protein, giving the protein MSDRITVEELSELMKKAAGVTVPAEDLQQQQDSGFDTFGIDSLGLLGIVGELENRYGTPMPPDAERSKTPRQFLDLVNSALLAGA; this is encoded by the coding sequence ATGAGTGACCGCATCACCGTGGAAGAGCTGTCCGAGCTGATGAAGAAGGCCGCCGGGGTCACCGTCCCGGCGGAGGACCTCCAGCAGCAGCAGGACTCGGGCTTCGACACCTTCGGCATCGACTCGCTCGGCCTGCTCGGCATCGTGGGCGAGCTGGAGAACCGGTACGGCACCCCGATGCCGCCCGACGCGGAGCGCTCCAAGACCCCGCGGCAGTTCCTCGACCTCGTCAACAGCGCGCTGCTGGCGGGAGCCTGA
- a CDS encoding ketosynthase chain-length factor produces MSEPHPRRAAITGIGVVAPNGTTTETFWKSTKEGLSVLDRVTREGCEHLPLRVAGQIREFDPSAAVEERFLVQTDRFTHFAMTAADLALDDARLPRSDTDGSPFSVGVVTAAGSGGGEFGQRELQQLWGKGSRFVGPYQSIAWFYAASTGQISIRRGFKGPCGVVAADEAGGLDALAHAARAVRRGTEVIVTGSTEAPLAPYSVVCQLGYGELSTADDPARAYRPFTSAACGFVPAEGGAMLVVEDEDSALDRGAQVRGVLAGHAATFTGASRWEESRHGLAQAVRGALDEAGLAPEEIDVVFADALGVPEADRAEALAIADALGAHGRRVPVTAPKTGVGRGYCAAPVLDAAAAVLAMEQGVIPPTPNVFDICHDLDLVTGRARAAELRTALVLSRGLMGSNSALVLRRGTAGAVQ; encoded by the coding sequence ATGAGCGAACCGCATCCACGGCGCGCGGCCATCACCGGAATCGGCGTGGTCGCGCCCAACGGAACCACCACCGAGACCTTCTGGAAGTCCACCAAGGAAGGGCTCAGCGTCCTGGACCGGGTCACCCGCGAGGGGTGCGAGCACCTGCCGCTGCGGGTCGCCGGCCAGATCCGGGAGTTCGACCCGTCGGCGGCGGTCGAGGAGCGTTTCCTGGTCCAGACCGACCGGTTCACGCACTTCGCGATGACCGCCGCCGACCTCGCGCTCGACGACGCCCGCCTGCCCCGGAGCGACACCGACGGCTCGCCGTTCTCCGTCGGTGTCGTCACCGCGGCCGGCTCGGGCGGCGGCGAGTTCGGGCAGCGGGAGCTGCAGCAGCTCTGGGGAAAGGGCAGCCGCTTCGTCGGCCCCTACCAGTCGATCGCCTGGTTCTACGCCGCCAGCACCGGCCAGATCTCCATCCGCCGGGGCTTCAAGGGCCCCTGCGGCGTGGTCGCCGCCGACGAGGCCGGCGGCCTGGACGCCCTCGCGCACGCCGCGCGGGCGGTCCGGCGCGGCACCGAGGTGATCGTGACCGGCTCGACCGAGGCCCCGCTGGCCCCCTACTCGGTGGTCTGCCAGCTCGGCTACGGGGAACTGAGCACGGCCGACGACCCGGCGCGTGCCTACCGCCCCTTCACCTCGGCGGCGTGCGGGTTCGTGCCCGCCGAGGGCGGCGCCATGCTCGTCGTGGAAGACGAGGACTCGGCGCTGGACCGGGGCGCGCAGGTGCGGGGCGTCCTCGCCGGACACGCGGCGACCTTCACCGGGGCCTCCCGCTGGGAGGAGTCCAGGCACGGGCTCGCCCAGGCCGTCCGGGGCGCCCTGGACGAGGCCGGCCTGGCCCCCGAGGAGATCGACGTGGTCTTCGCGGACGCCCTCGGCGTGCCCGAGGCGGACCGTGCCGAGGCACTGGCCATCGCGGACGCCCTCGGCGCGCACGGCCGGCGGGTGCCCGTCACCGCCCCCAAGACCGGCGTCGGCCGGGGCTACTGCGCCGCGCCGGTGCTGGACGCCGCGGCGGCGGTGCTCGCGATGGAACAGGGAGTCATCCCGCCCACCCCCAATGTGTTCGACATCTGCCACGACCTCGATCTGGTGACCGGCCGGGCCCGTGCCGCCGAGCTGCGCACGGCGCTCGTCCTCAGCCGAGGGCTGATGGGGTCGAACTCGGCGCTGGTGCTGCGACGCGGCACCGCCGGCGCCGTGCAGTGA
- a CDS encoding beta-ketoacyl-[acyl-carrier-protein] synthase family protein — MTRRVAVTGIGIVAPGGIGVPAFWDLLSHGRTATRGITFFDPSGLRSRIAAECDFDPGAHGLDAEEIERCDRYIQFALVAGDEAVRDSGLDLARENPWRVGVSLGTAVGGTTRLEHDYVLVSHGGRRWDVDHQEAQPHLHRAFSPSTLASTVAERFGARGPVQTVSTGCTSGLDSIGYAFHTIEENRADVCIVGASDSPISPITMACFDAIKATSSNNDDPAHASRPFDADRDGFVMGEGGAVLVLEELEHARARGARVYCEIGGYATFGNAYHMTGLTKEGLEMARAIESALDHARLDGTAIDYVNAHGSGTQQNDRHETAAVKRALGRHAYDTPMSSIKSMVGHSLGAIGSIEVVACVLALAHQVVPPTANYETPDPECDLDYVPRVARERRLNSVLSVGSGFGGFQSAVVLTRPREKTP; from the coding sequence ATGACCAGGCGTGTGGCCGTCACCGGCATAGGCATTGTCGCGCCGGGCGGCATCGGCGTACCGGCCTTCTGGGACCTGCTGTCCCACGGGCGCACCGCGACGCGGGGCATCACCTTCTTCGACCCGTCCGGCCTGCGCTCGCGGATCGCCGCCGAATGCGACTTCGACCCGGGGGCCCACGGCCTGGACGCCGAAGAGATCGAACGGTGCGACCGGTACATCCAGTTCGCCCTGGTCGCTGGGGACGAAGCGGTACGGGACTCCGGCCTCGACCTCGCCCGGGAGAACCCCTGGCGGGTCGGGGTCTCCCTGGGCACCGCGGTCGGCGGCACCACCCGGCTGGAGCACGACTACGTGCTGGTCAGCCACGGAGGCCGGCGCTGGGACGTGGACCACCAGGAGGCGCAGCCGCACCTGCACCGCGCGTTCTCGCCGAGCACGCTCGCCTCCACGGTGGCGGAGCGGTTCGGGGCGCGCGGGCCGGTGCAGACCGTCTCCACCGGGTGCACCTCCGGCCTCGACTCGATCGGCTACGCGTTCCACACGATCGAGGAGAACCGGGCCGACGTGTGCATCGTCGGCGCCTCGGACTCGCCGATCTCACCGATCACCATGGCCTGCTTCGACGCGATCAAGGCCACGTCCTCTAACAACGACGACCCCGCCCACGCCTCGCGTCCCTTCGACGCCGACCGTGACGGGTTCGTGATGGGGGAGGGCGGAGCCGTACTGGTCCTGGAGGAGCTGGAGCACGCACGGGCCCGCGGTGCGCGCGTGTACTGCGAGATCGGCGGCTACGCCACCTTCGGCAACGCCTACCACATGACCGGTCTGACCAAGGAGGGCCTGGAGATGGCCCGGGCCATCGAGTCGGCGCTCGACCACGCCCGGCTCGACGGCACGGCGATCGACTACGTCAACGCGCACGGCTCGGGCACCCAGCAGAACGACCGCCACGAGACGGCCGCGGTCAAGCGGGCCCTGGGCCGGCACGCCTACGACACGCCCATGAGCTCCATCAAGTCCATGGTGGGCCACTCGCTCGGCGCGATCGGTTCGATCGAGGTCGTCGCCTGTGTGCTGGCCCTCGCCCACCAGGTGGTACCGCCCACCGCGAATTACGAGACCCCTGACCCGGAGTGCGACCTGGACTACGTCCCGCGCGTCGCCCGCGAGCGAAGACTGAACAGCGTGCTCTCCGTGGGCAGCGGGTTCGGCGGCTTCCAGTCCGCGGTGGTCCTGACCCGGCCTAGGGAGAAGACACCATGA
- a CDS encoding cupin domain-containing protein, whose amino-acid sequence MIKASPRIVHLSEVEPNTRRGGDLRAMLTPATVGSTSGFMGVAIVQPGDRIAEHYHPYSEEFVYVVCGQLEVDLDGEPHPLQPEQGLMIPAHMRHRFRNVGNVEARIVFHLGPLAPSPPLGHVDTEETDAVPAGAAPLHVGEAPTAERRQVRS is encoded by the coding sequence GTGATCAAAGCCAGTCCCAGAATCGTGCATCTCAGCGAGGTCGAGCCCAACACCCGGCGCGGTGGCGATCTGCGTGCCATGCTCACCCCGGCCACGGTCGGCTCCACCAGTGGCTTCATGGGTGTGGCCATCGTGCAGCCCGGCGACCGCATCGCCGAGCACTACCACCCGTACTCCGAGGAGTTCGTCTACGTCGTGTGCGGGCAGCTCGAGGTGGACCTCGACGGCGAACCCCACCCGCTCCAGCCCGAGCAGGGGCTGATGATCCCGGCGCACATGCGGCACCGCTTCCGCAACGTCGGCAACGTGGAGGCCCGGATCGTCTTCCACCTCGGCCCCCTCGCCCCCAGCCCGCCGCTCGGCCACGTCGACACCGAGGAGACCGACGCCGTCCCGGCCGGCGCGGCGCCGCTCCACGTCGGTGAGGCGCCGACGGCCGAACGACGGCAGGTCCGGTCATGA
- a CDS encoding SchA/CurD-like domain-containing protein, with protein MTTTPERVSGPLTRQVSQRVSQSVFDGSRLRVVLLVDVHDGAQQQFLEAYEQLCNQVASVPGHVSDQLCQSIENPSQWLITSEWESAPPFLTWVNSEEHVQMVEPLHSCVRDTRSLRFHIVRETGGPAAGVDPAERRLQASPRIGDGVIRHALTFTVKPGREKAVAEILAGYASPEPRVDAATRLCRTSLFMHGNRVVRAIEVRGDLLAALRHVARQPEVRAVEEAINPHLEQDRDLDDPESARAFFTRAALPAVHHVDAGREAADAERHALYYPAREGCGMRLAELLARQDEAAAGDPQGPVLRSTIFQRDDVVMRLVDVRDGRGADPGTVLGLGHREHAQELTVLLDAEVLGADASALRDGDPDRLFTLARMDLVTDRLAPEA; from the coding sequence ATGACCACCACGCCCGAACGTGTTTCCGGACCGCTGACCCGACAGGTGTCACAGCGTGTCTCCCAGTCCGTGTTCGACGGCTCCAGGCTCCGTGTCGTCCTGCTGGTGGACGTCCACGACGGTGCCCAGCAGCAGTTCCTGGAGGCGTACGAGCAACTGTGCAATCAGGTCGCCTCCGTCCCCGGACACGTCAGCGACCAGTTGTGCCAGTCGATCGAGAACCCCTCCCAATGGCTCATCACCAGTGAGTGGGAGAGCGCCCCGCCGTTCCTGACCTGGGTCAACAGCGAGGAGCACGTGCAGATGGTGGAGCCGCTGCACAGTTGCGTCCGGGACACCCGGTCCCTTCGCTTCCACATCGTCCGCGAGACGGGCGGCCCGGCGGCGGGCGTCGATCCCGCGGAGCGCCGGCTCCAGGCGTCGCCGAGGATCGGTGACGGCGTCATCCGCCACGCGCTCACCTTCACCGTCAAGCCGGGCCGGGAGAAGGCCGTCGCGGAGATCCTCGCCGGATACGCCTCGCCCGAGCCCCGGGTCGACGCCGCGACCCGGCTGTGCCGCACCTCCCTGTTCATGCACGGCAACCGCGTCGTGCGCGCCATCGAGGTACGGGGCGACCTGCTCGCCGCGCTGCGCCACGTCGCCCGGCAGCCCGAAGTACGGGCCGTCGAAGAGGCCATCAACCCTCACCTGGAGCAGGACCGGGACCTGGACGACCCCGAGTCCGCCCGCGCCTTCTTCACCCGGGCGGCGCTGCCCGCAGTCCACCACGTGGACGCCGGCCGGGAGGCCGCGGACGCCGAGCGGCACGCGCTGTACTACCCGGCCCGCGAGGGCTGCGGCATGCGTCTGGCCGAGTTGCTCGCGCGGCAGGACGAAGCGGCGGCCGGCGACCCGCAGGGGCCGGTCCTGCGCAGCACCATCTTCCAGCGCGACGACGTCGTGATGCGGCTCGTCGACGTGCGCGACGGGCGCGGAGCCGACCCCGGCACCGTGCTCGGCCTCGGCCACCGCGAGCACGCGCAGGAGCTGACGGTACTCCTGGACGCCGAGGTACTGGGCGCGGACGCCTCCGCGCTGCGGGACGGCGACCCCGACCGCCTGTTCACGCTCGCCCGTATGGACCTCGTCACCGACCGCCTCGCGCCCGAAGCCTGA